A section of the Phacochoerus africanus isolate WHEZ1 chromosome 4, ROS_Pafr_v1, whole genome shotgun sequence genome encodes:
- the LOC125125890 gene encoding small integral membrane protein 24-like isoform X1, which yields MDIFWTTPGQLSLLTALVPRLVQAQPSVAQRKPWLVGLGAALAFLFLIFILTLVYAIWCRESRDSNKENEEKTVRKEEKEGEDDWGLELEEKEGPPNHETVVSSSM from the exons ATGGATATATTCTGGACGACCCCTGGCCAACTCTCCCTTCTCACAGCTCTGGTACCGCGGCTGGTTCAGGCCCAACCCT CAGTGGCCCAGCGGAAGCCgtggctggtggggctgggggctgcgctggccttcctcttcctcatctttatCCTCACCTTGGTCTATGCCATCTGGTGCCGCGAGTCCCGGGACAG CaataaagagaatgaagagaagactgtgagaaaggaggagaaggagggggaggacgACTGGGGGCTGGAactggaggagaaagaggggcCACCAAACCATGAAACGGTGGTGAGCTCCTCCATGTGA
- the LOC125125890 gene encoding small integral membrane protein 24-like isoform X2, producing the protein MDIFWTTPGQLSLLTALVPRLVQAQPLAQRKPWLVGLGAALAFLFLIFILTLVYAIWCRESRDSNKENEEKTVRKEEKEGEDDWGLELEEKEGPPNHETVVSSSM; encoded by the exons ATGGATATATTCTGGACGACCCCTGGCCAACTCTCCCTTCTCACAGCTCTGGTACCGCGGCTGGTTCAGGCCCAACCCT TGGCCCAGCGGAAGCCgtggctggtggggctgggggctgcgctggccttcctcttcctcatctttatCCTCACCTTGGTCTATGCCATCTGGTGCCGCGAGTCCCGGGACAG CaataaagagaatgaagagaagactgtgagaaaggaggagaaggagggggaggacgACTGGGGGCTGGAactggaggagaaagaggggcCACCAAACCATGAAACGGTGGTGAGCTCCTCCATGTGA